In Plasmodium vinckei vinckei genome assembly, chromosome: PVVCY_06, the genomic window ATAACTGCTGGTAATGTTAAGGAGTTAAAATggtcatataataattgcCTCACTTCATCGATATCTTTTTCTTCTAATTGCCTTATCGATATTATTGGTTCagaaaattttgttttatgtttatctgttcataaataaaataaaaaaaatatgaaaaattaccatataaaatatgaacaagtcaggcaaaataaatataaatgtctTATTTGgtcataaaatatgtagcATAGTGTTGTGTGGCTATcataaatgaaaacaatTTAAAGCAATCATGCATaggaataaatatatacagaAGTACGTTTACatgttatataattttttttaattttatattttactcATTAAAATGTGGGATATAGAACTTGCATTTTGTTCCTTcttaaataaattcattGTTGGATgtctcttttattttttaaaatggtaatatattatatatatatttaatattatatgctttccttttttgtttgttttgttttccCCCCACCTTCCACTATTTCACTTTCTTGATTATAAGTTGATACTTTTAccttaaatataataaaatgtttgataattttaaaataaaaaaaatattttttttcactaaAAAGCAAAagatcaaataaaaagcGCGATATAAGAAATTATCAGTTAAGGTACTTGCGCtgcattattatcatttttatggatttaaatatttgaataaaattttctttcTGATTTTTAAGTATTTGAAGCAAAATGATTTTAATAGTCTTTTTAATCTTtcgtaaaaaaaaaattttattctttttattttaattatgctttttaaaataaaataaattgataaaaaaatattcgtACTGTATATTTgcatacaaaataaatccataaaataaatattagcatttatataaaaaaataggtACAAATtgcatacatataatacatatatatatatatatatatatataattaattatttgcttaaaacaaatttaagaacaaattttgaaaatttttatattaaaaatactttttataaaaatttataattattcttttttgtaaatgtttttttggTCAAAAAAATTCTGACTGTACAGGGAGtctctttattttttttttatcactcATTCtcattttaaaatgtaGTAGTAAATagtattttgaaaaaaatacaatgcTACCATAAAtcaatgatatatatttttttctatttagAATACGAGCATAttcaatttgtttttatagaCGGTTACATTATTTGCGATTTACGCATTTTCAAGTATTAAACTAATaagcatataaaatatagaactaaaaaaaaacaaaataaagtatGTAACAATTGTAATATGCATGTACATGttcatataaaacaatacTTGTAAATGCTACTTACTATTCCTACATGGGATAAATAGGgatatatagataaaacGGTTAAATCATTCCATTCGAATTTCGAAAAACTAAACAACCAAATAAAcccatatttatttttttttaaacactacattgaaaaaataatagaaatgTGTTACtgcattatatttatcaaagCGTGTGCAAATTGTCaacaaacaaaaattgttttaatgTAATAACAgtacaaattaaaaaatataattatccGGGGCtcttttattcatatatatattattatatacatatgtaaaATGTATTGAATAActttttatagaaaaagaaaaaacatCACATAACTTTACTATCGCTTAACTTTTAGCTAGCTCATATTACCTGCTctgttcataattttttttttcaaattaatatatttttaattgaaaTAGAATATTTGACAATTTCGTAGTATAACGCTTCATAACACGCTTACtcatttgttttcttttttttttttaaaatggaaaaatacaaaaaaatactagAAAGAATAttggtaaataaaaatattccatGTAAAAGATACGAATTTGGTTCATACGAAATTGATAAAAGAGAGGTATTTATAACGACTAGCCATTCTTATGGGTTTGTTAATAACAAGCCATTATTGCCGggtcatattttattaacaactcagaaaaaaaaaaaaaaatataatgatttaGATATAGATGAAATAATAGACatacatttattatctAATTTTATGTGTTATGTTATGGGACAATTATTCAATACAgataatttttctatagCTATACAAGATGGAGAATATGCAGGTCAGACTGTTGATCAAgtacatatacatataataccACGAACTAAATtggattataaaaataatgataatatatataaagacttaaataaaattgattgGGGATATGgaagaaatataatatgtaattCTTGCAATTCTTCAATTCATgtaaatttacaaaataaacacgatgacaattttaaattggAAGAATtcaagtaaaaaaaatgactaGCTATAACTAGCTATATCTAgctaatattaatatatatatcaatataaCCTGACCATGCATGTATTTTTCCCTTTAAAATATGACCTCTCTTTGTTTTTTGACACTATCTAATCCTTTGAAAGTTTtagtgtatttttttacttttgcagttataacattttttcatataagctatatactttattatttttttttttttttttagctgTTCTATAAGATCAATGGATGAAATGGAAAAGGAAGCCACCATGATTAAGTCGTTCATAGACAATATTACCCTCTAAAATAATttcgatatttttttaatataaattatgtattttgtttaatatattttctatgcTTATGCATATTTCTCTGTTAATCTACCATTAAACGATGATGTGTAATTAGGGAActaaaactatttttttcattactatgttataattttaacattttgatttttttttttaaatcatcaTTTTAGTGTGCTATGCTAAATATAGTACAATAAAAggaattttatttctcaattattttatttatttattttagaaaatatgtaaaataattacaagacaaattatgttttaaataaaaaaaatcaacataaataatatatagatttatgtacaaaaaaatgagtaTAACGGGTTTCAGAAatggtatatatatatatattgtaaaaagcatgtacatttttttcgcTCGACATATGTTTCCATTCggttttaattatttatttttttattttaacttttttaactttttaatatattgtttgtTATTCCTCATCGTTGAGTAAAACCCGCATTTGCGGCTAATTATATCCCAAACGATATTCCctacaaataattttacgacagtatatatatatataattatatatcattcctcaacatttatttgtgtataaaatgaatattatttaaccTTGTGTTTAAATATGAGATTTTGtataaacaattatattatgGTTTAAAGAAGATAAAATACAATGCATAGATTTTggatatttatattcaattttatatatttttgtgtatgtaaaaaaaaaaaatatataactcCATCCAGTTTCATTATAGCTCAAACTAATAACAACATACGACGTAAAAATAAGTTACGTTATTATGATAATGAATATccaaaacaaaatattagtATACCATCTTTGTTGTTAtcaaaaagaataatatttttatcatctcCTATATATCCTCATATTTCAGAACAAATAATATCTcagttattatatttagaaTATGAATCCAAAAGGAAGCcaattcatttatatattaacagtACAGGTgatttagaaaataataaaatagttaaCTTAAATGGGATTACTGATGTAATATCAATAGTTGAtgtaattaattatatatcatCAGATGTGTATACATATTGCTTAGGTAAAGCATATGGTATTGCATGTATATTAGCTAGTAGTGGAAAAAAAGGATATCgattttctttaaaaaattcatctTTTTGCTTAAAACAATCCTATTCTATTATACCTTTTAATCAAGCAACAAATATTGAAATccaaaataaagaaataatgaacactaaaaaaaaagttatagatataattgcaaaaaatacagaaaaagatagtaatattatttcaGAGATATTAGATAGGGATAGATATTTCAATGCAAATGAAGCTTCTGATTTTAATTTGATAGATCACATTTTggaaaaacaataaattgCTTTTCCTCTTTGATCAGTTAAATAGAACAAAGAATGTGCATATTTCAAAAAGAATAAGAGGGGTAGTAATTTTACAAAACCAGCTAGCCATAAAAAATGCTGGCAAAGAAAATATTCcttcaaaattttcattatcttcGTGTAGTGAAAAATATGCCACTTAAGGTTATGGACAGGCATATTATAGACCCtcgaattttttattctacAGATCAGTCTCGAAAAAAGGTAGCGGTTGATAAAGGAGGGAATGGAATAAGTGAAAGTGAAAGTAATGATAATGATGGTAGTAGTTCGAGCCCTATTGATGAAACAAATTTGATCAATGAAGAAggaaagaaaagaaaagatTTCAgtgaatttattaatatgcatgaaaataaagaaaaaggaTATTTCCCCAATATGGtcttaaaaattttaagtgataaaaatagtgaagaagaaaaaaagcgtctaataaatgaatataaagaatgtataagtaaatattttgaagtagagaatgaaataaatttaaataataaaaaaaaaaaaaaaaatgaaatacaaTTTGGTGATATTTTTGCAAgtctatatttatgttatgtagagaaaatatatgatttaaattttttaacaaatttaaGTAACAGTtttgataaattatataaatttgaaaaaaatgtaaatgatAGACATCAATCAAGTAAAGAAGagcatataataaacaaagataatataaattatttttcaatgattttttattatttttcttttttaaatataaaaaatgatatattatatataaatataagaaattatattattaataatgagGTTGAGccaataataatttataaatatttagaaagtctttgttttataaaagGTTTATATGAtcatgataaaatatatgagcATATTAGTCCAATAgttgaaataataatggaagaattttataattttaataattattttttattaaatattttacattttttacacacattaaattttatagataaaaatgtattttcttttttatcaaaaaagttaaataaaaatatttatagccAAAACgcaaattattatgactTGTGCATGTTATCTAGAGCATATGCcctatataaaaattataacatcacttttaataaatatttatgtaatgATATAATAGCTAATATAACTAAATATGAAGATAAATTTCAAAATGAAGATACAACAATAGGAGAGAATATATCATCGTCTAAACAAACCATAAACGATAATTCAGAACAAACAAATAACTCAAAAGATgttcttaaaaaaaatatatctactgacaataataatgaaacaaatgcatatatagatgaaataaaaaatattgatagAGCAAactattttatgtttaaaaataatttatacaatgatggaataaatttttattcattttttgtaaattcgAAGACTGAAAATAGAGAGaagtataaaaaagaaactaTTATGGATATCAGTTTTACAACGTCAAACAAAAGTGATAATATAAGTAACAAAGGTGATAGCAATTGCACTTGGaatgatttatttaatgatGATGccaaacataaaaataaagaaataaataacaaaccatttattaatattaaaaatgaagatatgaataataataaaatagttagcatgtacaataaatatttaaaggaaaatatattgtatgAGTTTAGTCATAGTGAGcttgtaaatatttttaaaaaaattactgaaatatttaataaagatataataaaaattgataatACTAATATTAGTGAAGATGTAGACATGtattatagtaataattatgatgaaaacaaaataatggaatataaaaaaaaactactttttatagataattattatattggtcatattttttatatagttGATTCATTACTATCACTAAATGTACATCATACTAATAAAAAggattttataaatttagaaaataaagtttttaatttaataaaaaataatgaaaattatattatcactAATTTTGATagtaatgaaataaaaagtgttttaatatttttaacacaaacaaataaaatttataaagaatcttttatttattgtcTTACACACAGAATAGTAGACTTATACATTAATAATCTTTGTACTGCAAAAACCCTAgctatttatttacataatttattacattttacaaaacataaaatttcaaaaaaaaacagattTAATCATACtataagaaatattatatataatacataccCATGGTTGAATAGCAATAAAACCACACACAATGTACAAacaacaaataatataaatagtgaaataacaaatatttataacaacattaaagtaaaaaattattcgattttacaattattatcaatatatatttgtaaaaatgtttattttatgagTTTATCAACTTTAACTTCTATACTAAGATCCTTTTCTTATCTCTCATTTAATGATGTTAATTTCTATAACGTTTTTATTCCATTGTTTATGAAACATATGGACAATCTAACCAATGTAGACATTTTAAACATAACACAGGTAgctaatttaaaaaaaaaattgtacatatttttttttcaaaaacgtgatttgtacatatttttttgtcaaaAACATGAtttgtacatatttttttgtcaaaAACATGAtttgtacatatttttttgtcaaaACATGAtttgtacatattttttttattcttagGCATATAACAAGcgaaaaattcaaaataaatatttttattatatgctaTCAAAAGTATATCAAAGTAAAAGTAccgaaaaaataaaaaatcttGACCCAccaattaaattaattggCTAgctgaataaaaaaattacaaagtGATAAACAGGTATGAAAGCCTGCTAATGTGGCTATTTGGATGTATACCCACATTTTACTTAATGTATGTAATCGATTTACACAAATGGTATACGCACAGTGGGCAGTGTAACTGTTATGTTTGTATGTTGTATCGTATGCTTGGCatacattttaattaaCATTCTTAATTAATgttagttttttttaattagtatttttttacctataatttttatattattatattattataatgttattttgtattttttgagAAATACTTTCAAAATGGTATTTTTCACCCATTTTAACTCCcccttttttctttaatatacgtataaactattttgtttttaaactttaaaatttaaCTACGACACACACAATAagcttataaaaattgtgaCAAAATGTGCAGGGTGGCGatgtttaatttttaacttttactaaaataatttatttttgtgatAAGTAGACATGAAATACTTTTGTATGCCAGCATTTGCTACATTTAATACGCAAAACAAATATCATGATACAttctttattaaataaaatgataaatatattgccTGTCGTTttcaatttattatttttaatcaccaattgaaaattttattttgccTTATTATTTCGTGAAACCTTTAATGAAAAACCAAATGATCTACAAAAAACctttagttttttttattggaaaaattcaataatagaacaaaaaaacacaCCTCGAAATGACaaacaatttatatttttatttggctAACTATGTTCAGGCAAAATGGGGATATacacaaattttaattgttgatttgtttatatgttattatttttataatgttttttattatattttttctactatcttttttgtattattatagttaaaatatatatattcagtGTTTAGAGAACAATTTTGTGTCTATCCGTTCCTCAAGATTTCTTCAGAAACGTTCAGGATACTTTTGTGTGTGCACTATAAATTCAGGCACAAATAAATGGTATAGTTAACATTGTTATTAGTATCACATGCactaatatgtataatatatttttattattcattatttttataatattcttttattcaatacttttttctttttgtttctatttatttgtgttttccttttcgttttttgtataaagaAAGACATTGAAATTGGTATTACCCGcctactttttttttaaatatttttatatgaacaaACAATAATGCGTATTccatgttaataaaaatatacacaaatatttaaaaaaaataataataaataaaaaaaatacacataATTTATGACAAGCAATATAATTTGCATTTATAATAGCTTagccaaaaaaaatattatgtacGCATACATGcaaatattatgtatgttaataatatttttcacattAAATACACATACACcatttaatttcatttttcgcctttttaacaaatttgtgcgttttttaaaaggtaaaaaattatataataataagaataaaatattatttaatttaaatgtttGAGAAATTGCGTATTcgtaaaaaaagagaaagaacaatacaaaattagccattgcatatgtataaagtttttcatttttctttttttttaatttgtatatatatataaatacaaaatgcatatatgccGATTTTATGATATGTAATACACAAATGTGCATGCAAAGggtataaatatttgatacacatatttatttataaatttgctgtatatatttcttcaCACAAGcatgcatataaatttgtattttcgGCGCATAAAtgctttaattttttttttcttttttcactttgccagttgttattttttaatataaatggaaaataatgcatttgcacagaaaatatattttaaa contains:
- a CDS encoding histidine triad protein, putative codes for the protein MEKYKKILERILVNKNIPCKRYEFGSYEIDKREVFITTSHSYGFVNNKPLLPGHILLTTQKKKKKYNDLDIDEIIDIHLLSNFMCYVMGQLFNTDNFSIAIQDGEYAGQTVDQVHIHIIPRTKLDYKNNDNIYKDLNKIDWGYGRNIICNSCNSSIHVNLQNKHDDNFKLEEFNCSIRSMDEMEKEATMIKSFIDNITL
- a CDS encoding ATP-dependent Clp protease proteolytic subunit, putative — encoded protein: MHRFWIFIFNFIYFCVCKKKKYITPSSFIIAQTNNNIRRKNKLRYYDNEYPKQNISIPSLLLSKRIIFLSSPIYPHISEQIISQLLYLEYESKRKPIHLYINSTGDLENNKIVNLNGITDVISIVDVINYISSDVYTYCLGKAYGIACILASSGKKGYRFSLKNSSFCLKQSYSIIPFNQATNIEIQNKEIMNTKKKVIDIIAKNTEKDSNIISEILDRDRYFNANEASDFNLIDHILEKQ